The Equus quagga isolate Etosha38 chromosome 2, UCLA_HA_Equagga_1.0, whole genome shotgun sequence genome has a window encoding:
- the DTWD1 gene encoding tRNA-uridine aminocarboxypropyltransferase 1: MLNFGLNEKMSLNPPIFLKEREENSSKFVEIQQPQTASRSSEDPLQNLCLASQEVLQKAQRSGRSKCLKCGGSRMFYCYTCYVPVENVPLEQMPLVKLPLKIDIIKHPNETDGKSTAIHAKLLAPDFVNIYTYPCIPEYEEKDHEVALVFPGPKSVSVKDISFHLQKRIQNNVRGKNDDPDKPSTKRKKTEEEDLNDSKCKDTTLKKIIFIDSTWNQTNKIFTDERLQGLLQVELKTRKTCFWRHQKGKPDTFLSTIEAIYYFLVDYHTDILKEKYKGQYDNLLFFYSFMYQLIKNAKCSGDKETRKLIH, from the exons ATGTTAAATTTTGGTTTGAATGAAAAAATGTCTCTCAATCCACctatatttctcaaagaaagggaagaaaatagttCAAAATTTGTGGAAATACAGCAGCCACAAACTGCTTCCAGATCTTCAGAAGATCCTCTGCAGAACTTATGCTTAGCTTCTCAAGAAGTTCTTCAAAAAGCTCAACGAAGTGGGAGATCCAAATGTCTCAAATGTGGTGGTTCCAGAATGTTCTACTGTTATACATGTTACGTCCCGGTTGAAAACGTGCCTCTTGAACAGATGCCACTTGTGAAG cttccACTGAAGATTGACATCATTAAACATCCAAATGAAACAGATGGCAAAAGTACTGCTATACATGCAAAACTCTTAGCACCtgactttgtaaatatttacacgTACCCTTGTATTCCAGAATATGAAGAAAAGGACCATGAA GTTGCACTTGTTTTTCCTGGACCTAAGTCTGTCTCAGTAAAAGATATTTCGTTTCATCTGCAAAAAAGGATTCAAAATAATGTTAGAGGCAAAAATGATGACCCTGACAAGCCATCCACTAAACgcaagaaaactgaggaagaggaTTTGAatgacagcaagtgcaaagacacaacattgaaaaaaattatatttatagataGTACCTggaaccaaacaaacaaaatattcacTGATGAGAGACTTcaag GGTTATTACAAGTTGagttgaaaacaagaaaaacttgcTTTTGGCGCCATCAAAAAGGAAAGCCAGATACCTTCCTTTCCACAATTGAAGCTATTTACTACTTTCTGGTAGACTACCATACTGATAtattaaaggagaaatacaaaggacagtatgacaatcttttatttttctactcttttatgTACCAGTTGATAAAGAATGCCAAATGCTCTGGAGACAAGGAAACAAGAAAACTTATCCATTAG